A part of Haliotis asinina isolate JCU_RB_2024 chromosome 10, JCU_Hal_asi_v2, whole genome shotgun sequence genomic DNA contains:
- the LOC137298331 gene encoding cyclic AMP-dependent transcription factor ATF-7-like, which produces MSDDDKPFACSALGCGMRFSTEDHLNVHIRKHEMSLALNLGGGGLIASPSNPFLDQTPTPTKFLRNCEEIGLFQELSKNPFEEAFKKAADLPEGVPLPGPHSNDLNTPVPPDPSRLDSVIEVPKLSSSLSIKEEVDKESGVIVIEETEALDLSGRRQDSKQAIPQPSSTTSDEDVNVRSTSQAADSTMSPAKPVVSSSSSETVSPSPVNMSNVAVVQSGAGLPTTSASAAQQVYTMQVYLQLPSGQTVPVNIPATIGPVGQQQQQQQQQQQQQQPTSPQGIVIQQKVPSAGTLPTTPVTTAPVTTPTSSMVLKQRLKQTIQQNTPSLAVIKTEPAPLPTLHTSVSPSQPSTSLYIPDTVSGSQSDSPVGSPDGEFSESGFNIKRSKRTSVDDDADERRRKFLERNRAAAARCRQKRKHWINNLEKKADELQNTNSRLQSEVSLLRGEVAQLKTLLLAHKDCPITLQQKSQGHLALTTINLVESGASASIPTITSSEVSASQVAGATEAITMASGITVIPVSAEHIVASQEVGKK; this is translated from the exons ATGAGTGATGATGATAAACCCTTTGCTTGCTCGGCTCTGGGATGTGGGATG CGGTTTTCTACAGAGGaccatctgaatgtacacataCGGAAACATGAAATGTCACTGGCTTTGAACCTTGGGGGAGGGGGTCTAATCGCCTCCCCTAGCAACCCATTCTTAG ACCAGACACCAACACCAACCAAGTTTCTGAGAAACTGTGAAGAGATTGGCCTTTTCCAGGAACTGAGTAAAAACCCATTTGAAGAGGCATTCAAAAAGGCAGCTGATTTGCCTGAG GGAGTACCGCTGCCAGGTCCCCACTCCAATGATCTCAACACTCCCGTTCCACCTGACCCATCACGTCTTGACTCAGTGATCGAGGTACCCAAGTTGTCCTCCTCGTTGTCCATCAAAGAGGAAGTGGATAAGGAAAGTGGGGTCATTGTCATTGAAGAAACCGAAGCTTTGGACCTGTCTGGAAGGCGACAAGATTCCAAACAAGCCATCCCTCAACCATCGTCCACAACCTCAGATGAAGATGTCAATGTCCGCTCCACATCCCAAGCGGCAGACAGCACCATGTCCCCAGCCAAACCAGTGGTGTCCAGCTCCAGTTCAGAGACAGTATCACCATCTCCCGTCAACAT GTCGAATGTTGCGGTGGTACAGTCTGGGGCAGGGTTGCCGACCACCTCGGCCAGTGCTGCACAGCAGGTGTACACCATGCAGGTCTACCTCCAGCTTCCCTCAGGGCAGACTGTGCCCGTCAACATCCCTGCCACCATCGGCCCAGTGggacagcagcaacagcaacagcagcagcagcagcagcagcagcagccaaCATCACCACAGGGCATTGTCATACAACAGAAGGTGCCGAGTGCAGGGACATTACCAACCACACCCGTCACCACAGCACCAGTCACCACTCCCACGTCATCCATGGTGTTGAAACAG CGTTTGAAACAGACAATTCAGCAAAACACCCCATCACTGGCTGTGATTAAGACTGAACCAGCTCCCCTGCCAACACTCCACACGTCCGTCAGCCCCTCTCAACCTTCCACATCCCTCTATATACCTGACACTGTGTCGGGCTCCCAGTCTGACTCGCCTGTTGGTTCACCAGACGGAGAGTTCTCTGAGTCGGGCTTCAACAT AAAAAGGTCCAAAAGAACCAGTGTCGATGATGATGCGGATGAAAGAAGGAGGAAGTTTTTGGAACGAAACAG GGCGGCGGCAGCCAGATGTCGACAAAAACGGAAACACTGGATCAACAATCTTGAGAAGAAAGCTGATGAGCTACAAAACACCAACTCTCGATTACAG AGTGAGGTGAGCCTGCTGCGTGGGGAGGTGGCCCAACTCAAGACACTGCTCCTGGCCCACAAAGACTGCCCCATTACCCTCCAGCAGAAGTCTCAAGGTCATCTCGCCTTAACTACAA TAAACCTAGTGGAGTCTGGAGCTTCTGCTAGTATACCCACCATCACCTCATCTGAAGTATCAGCCTCTCAGGTTGCCGGGGCAACCGAGGCCATCACCATGGCATCAGGCATCACCGTCATTCCAGTCTCTGCAGAGCACATCGTAGCATCACAAGAAGTGGGCAAGAAGTGA